DNA sequence from the Vicia villosa cultivar HV-30 ecotype Madison, WI linkage group LG3, Vvil1.0, whole genome shotgun sequence genome:
aaaggaaaatagaaaatCAAATAGATAAATGCACTGGAAATAAATGAAGTGAAAAGAGATAAGAGAAGATAGATAAGCAATTTAAATTTATAGAGGTTCATTCTAATAAAGTGACATACTCCTCTCCCCAAAATATTTTTCTTGAGAGTTTCCATTATGATCTTGTGTAAGCTTTTCAATGATTTTTCCCAAAACCTTCTTATAAACATACCGGAGTTTACAATGGCTATcctccaaaccaaacacaaagtTATAGCTACAAAGACCTCCCAACCAATATTTTGGAATGATTTTACATATTAAAATTGATTTGTAACTGAATAACAACTTAGGGCTCAAGTCTTGTAATTTTGAAATTACTCTTGGACTTTTTTTAGTGTAATTCGAACTCTGGTGTAAACTAATGATTGAACgaatgaaaagattttatttttgtcACTTAGATCCATTGTTGAACTAATGATtgaatacaaaaaaataaaaataaaaaagaaacgattatttatttattttgtgaaaTGGGCCTAAAATAGAAAAAGCAAGCATAGAATGCAAAGAAAATACTTTTCGTACACCCCAATGAAAAAAGTGGTAAACTAGTAAAAGAACAAAAATGCCGACAAAATTTAGGGTCAGACACCAATGACCAACTAAATCGCTATCAGTAGAGATGACACGATGAAAGAATCAAAGGGTTAGGATTGGAAAAAGTCTCAGTCTGCCTCTTAAGGACCTGCCCCTGAAGGTCACGCCTCTGAAGTTGAGTCTGACTCTGAAGGAGAGCCTGCCTCTGAAGGAGATTCTGACTCTGAAGGTGAGTCAGAGTTTGAAGGTAATCCAACTTTTGAAGGTAATCCAACCTCTGAAGGTGGACTTGGCTCTGAAGGTAAGCTTGTGTAGTTTCAGAGACCACAAAGAATTAGGCAGATACCAAGAAGACTTGTAAGCTTCGAGTTGCTGCAGGATACTAAGCTGGACTATGAAGGTGAAGTCATACAGTGAGCCATGATGGTGGATTTTTAACCTGTCAACATCAATGTGGCACTTAAGAAGAAAGTGTGGGTGAATGCCATGAAGGAAGAACTTGAGgtaattgaaagaaaaaagacATGGGAATTGACTGTTTTTCCGAGGAACAAGAAAGTCATTAGTGTGAGATGGGTTTTCAAGATAAATCTGAGGCCAGATGGGTTAATTTGCAGGCATAAAGCAAATTTAGTAGCTAGATGATTTCTACAAAAATCTAGTTTATACTACTTTGAAGTATTTtcacctgtagctagacatgaaacaacaAAACTGGTGATTGATATAGCTGCAATTAGGAATTGCCCTCTGATACATTTAGATTTCAAATTAACATTTCTAAATGGTCCAATGCAAGAATAAATGTATGTGTTACAACCTTCTGGATTTGTGATAAAGAACaaagaagggatggtgtacaagctGCATAAAGCCTTGTACATGCTTAAACAGGCTCCAAGGGCTGGGAATATGAAGAttgattattttttcaaataGTAGGGATTTTATAAATGTGATCTTGAGTATGGTGTGTATGTTAAACATACCCCAGATGGCAATCTGATTATGACGTGTCTTTATGGTGATGACATATTGCTGACAGGGAGCTGTATTTCTGAGATAAACAAGTTCAAAAGTGTTaagtcaagactctccatccaatgtgttttgatgaagacaaagtacaagtcaaataatcatatcaaaaagtatggaaaaagcttcaaatacattttatcaattcaagtgttcaaaactcatcatGTGTGAAAGCTAGCATTAAATAATTCAAGACTTTTACTTTGAAGACTTTGCATGGATCTTGATTGATAAAGGTACAAGCATGCATTTATATTGATAAATTTAGTGCTCAATTATTCTCCAAAAAATTACTTGCATGCATTGGTCATTtgtgttcaaaatcactttcataatttttttcttcatgttggaactatgttaaatcactttcaaatataatctattgactaggataaatcaatagatgttgcattaggttggttcaaataattaGACAAATTACCATGCATAAAAATCCTTGATTCAAatgcataaataataataataataaaataaaaaacttttttttaaaaagttgttagTATTTTTTAAGTCAGGTCTGGTTAACTGACTTAACAAAACCTGATgctgtttaaaatttgaataattatttgaaattcaaaatttttgCGAACTTGTTAAGTTCGGTATCCGTAAAACGACTTAACAAGTCCTgtatgaattttaaaaaaaacagcaACTTTTAACACCTTTTCATGCACTCCTCATGAaaccttttcattttaatttgacatttaccgctttcatcacaaatCATAAACCAGCAAAGAAAAGTAACacatttctaaactcttgcaccaaaccagaaaaacaagaacaatttgtttttaaaactggataaattttcaaagtcctaattcacccccctcttaggcgcactcttaaacttacaaaaaGGGTGCTGATGAATGCATTTGATATGATTGACCTTGGAAACAAGGTATATTATCTAGGGATGAAGGTTTTACACTCTGAAAAGGGAATCATTGTGCACCAACTAAAGTATGAACTTGAGTTGCTGAAGAGATTTGATCTGATGAATTGTAAATATGCAGTCACACCTGTAGAGACAAATCATAAAATGGTTTTTGATGTTGTCAGTGAGGATGTAGATGCTACAACTTTCAAACAATTGGTTGGCTCTCTGAGATATATGTGTAACACCGGGCCTAACATATGTTATGCATTTAGAATAGTAAGTAGGTTTAGGAGTAAACCAAAGTGGTCCATATTACCAAGATGCAGTAAGGATACTCAGGTATGTGAAAGAGACTATGTGAGGCATGGAATTATATTTCCATATGGAGTGTCAGATGATGTCGAGTTGATGTGTTATTCAAACTCAGACGGGCGTGGTTACATAGTGGACATAAGGAGTACTTCATGGTACATATCTATGTACCTAGGTGCTCCTATCTCTTGGTGTTCCAAGAAGTAACTAGTGGTTACATTGTCAACTTGTGAAGCTGAATACATAATTGGTGCTTTGTTAGTGCGTCAAGCTATTTTGCTTATGAAGTTGCGGTAGGAACTAAAGCTCAAGGTAAGCAAACCATTCAAATTGATGATTGACAAAAAATCTACCATATGTCTTGCCAAGAATCCAGTGTTGTTACATGGAAAAAGCAGGCACATTTACACAAAGTTTCACTTTTTGCACAATCAAGTTCAAAGTGGAGTGCTTGAGGTGGTTCATTATAGTACTCAGAAGCAACTTGTATATTTTATGACGAAATCAATCAAAACTGAACACTTCATCAATTTGAGGGATGAAATTGGTGTTGTTGATTTTTCATCTTGAATCTGAATTAAGAGATGATGTTGAAATGTAATTCAGATTCTAGCATTTCATTTTAGTTTAATTTGGTTGTTAGTATTTAAATCCAAAGTGAGTTCCATTTGTAACAAATTTTATCATTTTGTGATTGAGAGAAAGTTTGTTAGAAAAGTTATTTACAACTTATCTCTCTCTCTAAGATTCTTTCATCTCCATCTTAAACCTTATGTATCAATGGAGTCGTAACTCCAGCACTACAAGACTCGAGAGATTAGTTTCTGCAGTTACGCGCAGAGGTTATccgatttatataaaaaatactcATATGATATCCTAACTCATGCAACTATAATCAAATTTTGGTTTGTGACATATGCTACATTTTTAACAATGTTTTTATTCTAAAACAAACCTTTTCAATTTTAAATAAGTCAATATTCATGCATGTTTTCCACTTAATATTTTAAAGGAAACATACATTTACAAAATTGTGGACAATTTATACAATTAGCTTGCGATCAGTCAATTCAAATTACATAAAGTTAAAAGAACTAAAATTTACGCCGttaaactattattttaaaaCCAGACAATCGTGATTGAAAAATGTACCATACAAATACAACAAGTCGCAATTTTAATTATGGCCAAAAGAACAAAAATTAAGCTAAGTCAAATTTTGTAACATAATTTTAAGTTGCATTATAAGTATTTTTTCCTCCACATTTGGTTATTTATTTCCTAAGCATAGTCTTAAATATATGTCATCAAAATGACACAGACAATAACCATATTATGGTTTACAAGGTTTTATACTCAtgctattatataattatatgataaatGATTATCTTAGCCCACATTTAATACATTAATTATACCAATAAACCCCATTAGGCCTTATACATAAAAGGTTTGTATTTTCCAATGCCTTCACCCAACCCATGAATAGCTCCAACTGTTGCAGCCAATGACACAATGAAACAGAAAATGCTCAATGTTTGAAGCCCAATCCAACGAATTGTTCCTTTTCTGATGTTTTGTTTGACTATATACATCTCCACAGGAAAATAAACAACTGAAGGCCAAAATCCAACAGCACCAAGAAGGGCAATCATTGCATTGAAAAATGGCATCGCCATGGCTAAAACAGTTACCACTATTACAAAGATTGTCCTCCAAAGTAATCTAAAGTAGTTGATAGTGTATTTTGTTTTGCCAAAATTCATAGGAATCTCCCTTGTTACCAAACTTGAGTTTGGCCACTTTTCCGCCGCCATCATTTCAACTATACGAAACACAGGTTGGACTAGTACCTGCCAATAACCAGTATTCTAATGTAAAGTGTAAAGTGAAGATGAAAAACAACcatattaaatatatttgaaGAAGCAATGTATAACCTGAAATGCTCCCACTAGGTGGACAACTATGAAGACATTGGCCAATTCCAATAACCAGAAAGGTTTCCGAAAGCCGGAACTCATGAGTATGTTACCAGGAGTATTTGAACCAAATGCAGCATATCCAGCACATCCATTCAAGATAAAGAAAATAGTCATAATGAATAAGGCAAGTGCGTTTGCTTTCTTCATTGTTTTATTTTCTGGTGGTGATGATTTCAAACTATCTTGAATATCTACTGCAATTTGAGCATAAGCACTAGCGAGTGCAATGTCTCCTATTGCAACCAGCATATTCCATGCTATATCTGATGTACTACGACTTTCGTCGTTTCCCGCAAATAATGTTGTACTCTTTATGTTTCCATTTCCTAATCAAATAGAAAAAACTAACTTATATGATCACGAATAACTAACAAATTTTAACTATCTTATAATAAAACTAAATATTAACTACCTATAACAAATATAAACTAACTAGCTCTAACAACATGAGAGtggaataaaaataattaagtaacAGACCTTGAATTAAAGTTGAAAGAGAAAGTCCAACTCCAATGGAAGCATAGCCAAAAGCCATGGTAGCTGCCATGACTGAGAGAATAGATAGCTTGTGAAAATTTGGAATTTGAGATAATACTATTTCAATTAGTCCAATAGTAATCATGTATGGGTTATTAGAAAAACGACATGAAGCTTCAAACCCATTCTTGCGGTAGCAATTGTTTTTCAATATTGTtctgaaaaacatatatacatatcCATGCAATTATTAACATCATTTATCATATGAAGAGCTAATGGAGAATTGTTAAAGAACTTACACTATACTTGTAGATGTAGTTATGATGAAACCAATTGTGAAACCAGAAAGGTTAATGTACTGAACCAAACCACAAAACACATACTGTTTTCCACCTAAGTGAACTTTGACAGCTTCCATGTAAGTGGTGTTTCTTTTGCCGGTAACTGGATCGGGTGATCGATAACAATCAGCTAGAAGATTTGATGTGAAGAGTGTAACACCAGAAAAGACAAAAATGCATGATATTCCAAGGGTCCATCCCATTTGGGACATGGCCCATGGTAAGGAGAGGACGCCGGTCCCAATAACCGCATTTATGATATGTGCAGCCGCAGTCAATACCGTTCCTGCAAATGATAATCATTTTAACACTTTTCTAGTTATGTAAATGAAAAATATCACAAATACAACTAGTCTCTCATATATTATAAACAAATTTCACTTTTTAGGTTTATTggataattaatgtatctgatcAGATCAGATAACTcgattattcaataaatctaaaaaataaattttgcttTTGAGATAGGACGGAGAGAATATTTAAATTCGAATAATAATGTTGAATCTAACAATCAATCATTgtattattttatcttaatttttgaaattttaatcttGTACAATATGTTAAAGTATTTGTttttatcaataataaataagGACATGATCcaaattaacctaaaaattaagGTGAAGTAAAAAAAAGGGGGAAAAAGTGAAATTGGAAAATGCAAAATGCAATTTTATAAAGGGACCACAATTTTCTTTGGTAAGTAGAGAGGTcaaacattaaaattattatttaaaaaaaatatctatttATAATGATAAATctcaattataaaaaataaaataaattaaaaaagatcTCTCTATATTAATCATAttcatattattaaatatatttgttgAATCGAAGaaggt
Encoded proteins:
- the LOC131654778 gene encoding amino acid permease 1-like, with the translated sequence MKKDIIALENGVANVPNSLLDDDGRPKRTGTVLTAAAHIINAVIGTGVLSLPWAMSQMGWTLGISCIFVFSGVTLFTSNLLADCYRSPDPVTGKRNTTYMEAVKVHLGGKQYVFCGLVQYINLSGFTIGFIITTSTSIVTILKNNCYRKNGFEASCRFSNNPYMITIGLIEIVLSQIPNFHKLSILSVMAATMAFGYASIGVGLSLSTLIQGNGNIKSTTLFAGNDESRSTSDIAWNMLVAIGDIALASAYAQIAVDIQDSLKSSPPENKTMKKANALALFIMTIFFILNGCAGYAAFGSNTPGNILMSSGFRKPFWLLELANVFIVVHLVGAFQVLVQPVFRIVEMMAAEKWPNSSLVTREIPMNFGKTKYTINYFRLLWRTIFVIVVTVLAMAMPFFNAMIALLGAVGFWPSVVYFPVEMYIVKQNIRKGTIRWIGLQTLSIFCFIVSLAATVGAIHGLGEGIGKYKPFMYKA